The following DNA comes from Streptomyces pristinaespiralis.
GTCACCGTCCCCAGCCACCTGTCCATCCCGGAGGTGCGCACCTACATGACGGTCGAGGCGGCCCGGGACCTGTCCGCCCCCGACACGCCGGCCCCTACCGCGGTCGACGACGATGGGCGGTCCGCGCAGACCTTCCTCGTCGACGTCGTCGTGCGCTCCGGCGGCACCGAGCGGCGCGCCGTCGCGAGGGGCCAGGACATCTACGCCGTCACCGCGCCGCTCGCGGTCGAAGCCGTCGACCGCATCCTCACGGGACGGACCAGGACGGTCGGCGTCGCCTCCGCCGGCGAGATCTTCGACGCGCCCGACTTCCTTCGCGCGCTGTCCTCGCACATCTCCGTGGAGCTGCCGTCCACACCGGACGAGCCGGCGCGCGGCCAACTCGACACCGTCGAAGGGTCCTAGAAGCACGGCGGCGTCCGCCGCACAACGGTCCGCGGCCATCGGATCCGCGGACCTCGCGCGGCGCGCACACCGGCCCGCGGCCGACGCGCGGCACACAGCGGCCCGCGGCCGACGCGCGGCGCTCAGCGGCCCGCGGCCGACGCGCGGCACACACCGGCCCGCGGCCGTCGTGCGGCGGACGCTCGGCCGGACCTCCGGCGGCGGACGCGGCGGACCGCGCGGAAACATGCGTGCGGGCGGCCGGAGTTGGGGAGGCCGTGACCATGGCCAAGATCCCCCCACGAGGAACGCCCCTGACGAAGACGGCCCCCGCACCGACGATCGCCCCTGCCGCCGCCGGTCATCCCGTACGGCAACTGCTCGCGGCGTCCGTCGGCAACGCGGTCGAGTGGTTCGACTGGTACGCGTACACCTTCCTCGCCGCCTACATCGCCGACCAGGTCTTCCCCAGAAGCTCCGGCAACTCCCTGGTGCCGCTGCTGTCGACGTTCGCCGTCTTCGCCGTCGGCTTCTTCATGCGTCCCGTCGGCGGGCTGCTCATGGGCGCGGTCGCCGACCGGCACGGACGGCGCGCGGCGCTCACGGTCACGATCCTCCTCATGGGCGGCAGCAGCCTGCTGGTCGGCCTCACACCGACGTACGCCGCCGCCGGCATCCTCGCGCCCGTGGTGCTGGTACTGGCGAGGCTGCTGCAAGGCCTGTCCGTGGGCGGGGAGTTCGCCGCGTCGACGACGTTCCTGGTGGAGTCGGCCGGCCCGGGCCGGCGGGGGTTGTTCTCGTCGTTCCAGTACGTCTCCACCTCGATCGGGCAGCTCGCCGCCTCCGGCATCGCCGCCCTGCTGGTGGGCGGGCTCGCCGAGGGGCAGATGAACGGCTGGGGCTGGCGCGTGCCGTTCGTCATCGGCGCGCTGCTCGGTCTGGTCGGCTTCTGGATCAGGCGCAGCGCGCACGAGACGCGCAGCGCCGAGCAGCAACAGGGCGAACGGCCCGGCCTGTTCGACGCGCTGCGGCACCATCCGCGCGAGTCG
Coding sequences within:
- a CDS encoding MFS transporter, which codes for MAKIPPRGTPLTKTAPAPTIAPAAAGHPVRQLLAASVGNAVEWFDWYAYTFLAAYIADQVFPRSSGNSLVPLLSTFAVFAVGFFMRPVGGLLMGAVADRHGRRAALTVTILLMGGSSLLVGLTPTYAAAGILAPVVLVLARLLQGLSVGGEFAASTTFLVESAGPGRRGLFSSFQYVSTSIGQLAASGIAALLVGGLAEGQMNGWGWRVPFVIGALLGLVGFWIRRSAHETRSAEQQQGERPGLFDALRHHPRESLLICGITAGGTLAYYTWTSYLPTYAELNTDIDKAEALLAGTLSLAFFTLLQPLGGLLSDRFGRKPSLLFFGVGFAVLSVPLLRAVDGSFLSLLLVSCAGMLLLTGFTSISAAVNAEVFPARVRAAGIGFPYSLTVAVFGGTAPYVGTLLKDLDRPGLFPWYVAVLCLVSSAVYLRLPESAHKELER